The following are encoded in a window of Mycobacterium decipiens genomic DNA:
- a CDS encoding SAF domain-containing protein — protein MTESSLNPSPFGRIWTLISTFVRPDWTRTMRARRVAAGGLVVLAGVAALRSDPDGDLAEVVVAAHDLRPGAALTAGDVRLEKRSVTTLPDGAQAELGAVVGATLASPTRRGEVLTDMRLLGSRLAGSTVGPGGRIVPLHLADSALVDLVRVGDVVDVLAAPVTEAPAASRVLASDAIVVLVSSQQRVQAADQDRVVLVALPARVANAVASAALGQTVTLTLH, from the coding sequence GTGACGGAGTCATCACTGAATCCGAGCCCGTTCGGCCGGATATGGACGCTGATATCGACTTTTGTGCGCCCGGACTGGACCCGGACCATGCGGGCACGGCGGGTCGCCGCAGGCGGGCTGGTAGTGCTGGCCGGCGTTGCGGCGCTGCGGTCCGATCCAGACGGTGATCTGGCCGAGGTGGTGGTGGCCGCCCATGACCTACGGCCCGGTGCCGCACTGACCGCCGGCGATGTCCGGCTGGAAAAGCGCTCGGTCACAACCCTTCCCGACGGGGCACAAGCCGAGCTGGGCGCAGTAGTCGGTGCCACGCTGGCCAGCCCGACACGCCGTGGCGAGGTGCTCACCGACATGCGCTTGCTGGGGAGCCGGTTGGCCGGGTCGACAGTCGGCCCCGGCGGCCGCATCGTGCCGCTACATCTGGCCGACAGCGCTCTGGTCGACCTTGTTCGGGTTGGCGATGTCGTCGACGTGCTGGCCGCGCCGGTAACCGAGGCGCCGGCAGCTTCCCGGGTTCTGGCCAGCGACGCCATCGTGGTTCTGGTCTCGTCCCAGCAACGGGTCCAGGCAGCCGACCAGGACCGGGTGGTCTTGGTGGCGCTGCCAGCCCGGGTGGCAAATGCGGTGGCCAGTGCGGCGCTGGGTCAGACGGTGACCCTCACCCTGCACTGA
- the mscL gene encoding large-conductance mechanosensitive channel protein MscL, with protein sequence MLKGFKEFLARGNIVDLAVAVVIGTAFTALVTKFTDSIITPLINRIGVNKESDVGILRIGIGGGQTIDLNVLLSAAINFFLIAFVVYFLVVLPYNTLRKKGEVEQADDAQVVLLTDIRDLLAQPDEGPPGRHGGQAAATPAPNHGPRADT encoded by the coding sequence ATGCTCAAGGGGTTCAAGGAGTTTCTCGCGCGGGGCAACATCGTCGACCTGGCCGTCGCGGTGGTGATCGGCACAGCATTTACCGCGTTGGTCACCAAGTTCACGGACAGCATCATCACGCCGCTGATCAACCGGATCGGCGTCAACAAAGAGTCCGATGTCGGCATCTTGCGGATCGGCATCGGCGGTGGTCAGACCATCGACTTGAACGTCTTGCTGTCGGCGGCGATCAATTTCTTCCTGATCGCGTTCGTGGTGTACTTCCTGGTCGTGTTGCCCTACAACACGCTGCGCAAGAAGGGGGAGGTCGAGCAGGCGGACGACGCCCAAGTCGTCCTCCTCACCGATATCCGCGACTTGCTCGCCCAACCCGACGAGGGCCCGCCCGGCCGGCATGGCGGTCAAGCCGCAGCGACGCCCGCCCCGAATCACGGCCCCCGGGCGGACACCTGA
- a CDS encoding MogA/MoaB family molybdenum cofactor biosynthesis protein, producing MKVDGQWSDPGYTVAPMEQRAELVVGRALVVVVDDRTAHGDEDHSGPLVTELLTEAGFVVDGVVAVSADEVEIRNALNTAVIGGVDLVVSVGGTGVTPRDVTPEATRDILDREILGIAEAIRGSGLSAGIIDAGLSRGLAGVSGSTLVVNLAGSRYAVRDGMATLNPLAAQIIGQLSSLEI from the coding sequence ATGAAGGTCGATGGGCAGTGGTCAGACCCCGGATATACGGTTGCACCCATGGAACAGCGTGCGGAGTTGGTAGTCGGCCGGGCACTTGTCGTCGTCGTGGACGACCGCACCGCGCATGGAGATGAAGACCACAGCGGGCCGCTTGTCACCGAGCTGCTCACCGAGGCGGGGTTCGTCGTCGACGGCGTGGTGGCGGTGTCGGCCGACGAGGTCGAGATCCGAAACGCGCTGAACACCGCGGTGATCGGCGGGGTGGACCTGGTGGTGTCGGTCGGCGGTACGGGAGTGACGCCGCGCGATGTCACCCCAGAAGCCACCCGCGACATTCTGGACCGCGAAATCCTCGGCATCGCCGAGGCGATCCGCGGCTCCGGCCTGTCGGCCGGGATCATCGACGCCGGACTGTCCCGCGGCCTGGCGGGTGTGTCCGGCAGCACGTTGGTGGTCAATCTCGCCGGTTCCCGCTATGCGGTGCGCGATGGCATGGCGACGCTGAATCCGCTGGCGGCCCAGATCATCGGGCAGTTGTCGAGCCTGGAGATCTAG
- a CDS encoding HAMP domain-containing sensor histidine kinase — MFGFRRPGRMGRAPLRATSSLSLRWRVMLLAMSMVAMVVVLMSFAVYAVISAALYSDIDNQLQSRAQLLIASGSLAADPGKAIEGTAYSDVNAMLVNPGRSIYTAQQPGQTLPVGAAEKAVIRGELFMSRRTAADQRVLAIHLPNGSSLLISKSLKPTEAVMTKLRWVLLIVGGIGVVVAAVAGGMVTRAGLRPVGRLTEAAERVARTDDLRPIPVFGSDELARLTEAFNLMLRALAESRERQARLVTDAGHELRTPLTSLRTNVELLMASMAPGAPRLPEQEMVDLRADVLAQIEELSTLVGDLVDLTRGDAGEVVHEPVDMADVIDRSLERVRRRRNDIHFDVAVSPWQVYGDAAGLSRMALNLMDNAAKWSPPGGHVGVRLRRLDPSHAELVVSDRGPGIPPQERRLVFERFYRSASARALPGSGLGLAIVKQVVLNHGGSLRVEDTDPGGQPPGTSIYVLLPGRAMPTPPHPTGPADATADYPTDPVGRATAENSRGSANVISVESQSARAR; from the coding sequence ATGTTCGGATTCCGCCGGCCTGGCCGGATGGGCCGCGCACCGTTACGAGCCACTAGCTCGTTGTCGCTGCGGTGGCGAGTAATGCTGCTGGCAATGTCCATGGTGGCGATGGTTGTCGTGCTGATGTCGTTCGCCGTCTATGCGGTGATCTCGGCGGCGCTCTACAGCGACATCGACAACCAGCTGCAGAGTCGGGCGCAGCTGCTGATCGCCAGTGGTTCGCTGGCGGCCGACCCGGGCAAGGCGATCGAGGGGACCGCCTATTCGGATGTCAACGCGATGCTAGTGAATCCGGGCCGGTCGATCTACACCGCCCAGCAGCCGGGCCAGACGCTGCCGGTGGGTGCGGCCGAGAAGGCGGTGATCCGCGGCGAGTTGTTCATGTCGCGGCGCACCGCTGCCGACCAACGGGTGCTCGCCATCCATCTGCCCAACGGCAGTTCGTTGCTGATCTCCAAGAGTCTCAAGCCCACCGAAGCGGTCATGACCAAGCTGCGTTGGGTGCTATTGATCGTCGGTGGGATCGGGGTGGTGGTCGCCGCGGTGGCCGGGGGGATGGTCACCCGAGCCGGGCTGCGGCCGGTGGGCCGCCTCACCGAGGCGGCGGAGCGGGTGGCGCGAACCGACGACCTGCGGCCCATCCCCGTCTTCGGCAGTGACGAATTGGCTAGGCTCACAGAGGCATTCAACTTGATGCTGCGGGCGCTGGCCGAATCACGGGAACGGCAGGCAAGGCTGGTCACCGACGCCGGACACGAATTGCGTACCCCGTTGACGTCGTTACGCACCAACGTGGAGCTGCTGATGGCCTCGATGGCCCCCGGGGCTCCGCGGCTACCGGAGCAGGAGATGGTCGATCTGCGTGCCGATGTGCTGGCGCAGATCGAGGAGTTGTCGACATTGGTAGGCGATTTGGTGGACCTCACCCGTGGCGACGCCGGCGAAGTGGTGCACGAGCCGGTCGACATGGCTGACGTCATCGACCGCAGCCTGGAGCGAGTCAGGCGGCGGCGCAACGATATCCACTTCGATGTCGCGGTGAGTCCGTGGCAAGTCTACGGCGATGCCGCCGGATTGTCGCGGATGGCGCTGAACCTGATGGACAACGCGGCGAAGTGGAGCCCGCCGGGCGGCCACGTGGGTGTGCGGCTACGCCGGCTCGACCCGTCGCACGCTGAGCTGGTGGTTTCCGACCGCGGCCCGGGCATTCCGCCGCAGGAGCGCCGGCTGGTGTTCGAACGGTTCTACCGGTCGGCGTCGGCACGGGCGTTGCCGGGTTCGGGTTTGGGGTTGGCGATCGTCAAACAGGTGGTGCTCAACCACGGGGGGTCGCTGCGCGTCGAAGACACCGATCCGGGTGGTCAGCCGCCGGGCACATCGATTTACGTGCTGCTCCCCGGCCGTGCGATGCCGACTCCGCCGCACCCGACCGGCCCCGCCGATGCGACGGCCGATTATCCGACCGACCCGGTCGGCAGGGCCACCGCGGAGAACTCTCGGGGTTCGGCGAACGTTATCTCAGTGGAATCTCAGTCCGCGCGCGCAAGGTAG
- the mprA gene encoding two-component system response regulator MprA, whose product MRILVVDDDRAVRESLRRSLSFNGYSVELAHDGVEALEMIASDRPDALVLDVMMPRLDGLEVCRQLRSTGDDLPILVLTARDSVSERVAGLDAGADDYLPKPFALEELLARMRALLRRTKPDDAADSVAMMFSDLTLDPVTREVTRGQRRISLTRTEFALLEMLIANPRRVLTRSRILEEVWGFDFPTSGNALEVYVGYLRRKTEADGEPRLIHTVRGVGYVLRETPP is encoded by the coding sequence GTGCGAATACTTGTCGTCGACGACGATCGTGCGGTGCGCGAGTCGCTGCGCAGGTCGCTTTCCTTCAATGGCTACTCGGTCGAACTGGCCCACGACGGGGTGGAGGCCCTCGAGATGATTGCCAGCGATCGGCCCGATGCGCTCGTTCTGGACGTGATGATGCCGCGGCTGGACGGCTTGGAGGTGTGCCGTCAGCTCCGCAGCACCGGCGACGACTTGCCCATCCTGGTACTGACCGCCCGCGACTCGGTCTCCGAGCGGGTCGCCGGCCTCGATGCGGGCGCCGACGACTACCTGCCGAAGCCGTTCGCCCTCGAAGAGTTGTTGGCGCGGATGCGGGCGCTGTTGCGCCGCACCAAACCCGACGACGCCGCCGACTCGGTAGCCATGATGTTCTCCGACCTGACCCTGGACCCGGTAACCCGCGAAGTCACCCGCGGGCAGCGCCGGATCAGCCTGACCCGCACCGAATTCGCATTGCTGGAGATGCTGATCGCCAATCCGCGGCGAGTGCTTACCCGCAGCCGCATTCTCGAGGAGGTGTGGGGATTTGACTTTCCCACCTCGGGCAATGCGCTGGAAGTCTACGTTGGGTACCTACGTCGCAAGACCGAGGCCGACGGTGAGCCGCGGCTGATTCACACCGTGCGCGGGGTGGGTTACGTGCTACGCGAGACGCCGCCCTGA
- the rpmF gene encoding 50S ribosomal protein L32, which translates to MATPKRRMSRANTRSRRSQWKAAPAELVGVTVAGQQHKVPRRLLKAARLGLIDLDRR; encoded by the coding sequence ATGGCCACACCCAAGCGCAGGATGTCGCGCGCGAATACCCGAAGCCGGCGCTCGCAGTGGAAGGCCGCCCCGGCCGAGCTCGTCGGGGTGACGGTCGCAGGTCAGCAGCACAAAGTGCCCCGCCGGCTGCTCAAGGCCGCTCGCCTCGGTCTGATCGATCTCGACCGGCGCTGA
- a CDS encoding acyclic terpene utilization AtuA family protein yields the protein MRIGNCSGFYGDRLSAMREMLTGGELDYVTGDYLAELTMLILGRDRMKHPERGYAKTFLTQLEDCLGLAIDRGVRIVANAGGLNPAGLADAVRALAERLGINARIAHVEGDDLQARAAELGLGTPLTANAYLGCWGIADCLQAGADVVVTGRVTDASVIVGAAAAHFDWGRTDYHQLAGAVVAGHVIECGVQASGGNYAFFTEVPAIPDLIHAGFPLAEVHPDGSSVITKHPGTGGLVSIDTVTAQLLYEITGARYANPDVTARMDTIELSSDSPNRVRISGVTGEPPPPTLKVSLNSIGGFRNAMTFVLTGLDIEAKADLVRHQLEAALTVKPAELEWTLARTDHTDADTEEAASALLRCVVRDPDPANVGRQFSSAAVELALASYPGFTVTTPPADGQVYGVFTPGYVDAGQVPHIAVHADGVRTEIPCATDTLELMPADPPPLPDPLPPGPTRRAPLGLIAGARSGDKGGSANVGVWVRTDEQWRWLANMLTVGLLKELLPEAADLDVTRHMLPNLRAVNFVIEKILGQGVAYQARFDPQAKGLGEWLRSRHVDIPERLL from the coding sequence GTGCGCATCGGAAACTGCTCGGGCTTCTACGGCGACCGGCTGTCAGCCATGCGCGAAATGCTCACCGGCGGCGAGCTGGACTACGTCACCGGCGACTATCTGGCCGAGCTGACCATGCTGATCCTCGGCCGCGACCGGATGAAGCACCCCGAACGTGGCTATGCCAAGACTTTCCTGACCCAGCTCGAGGACTGCCTGGGACTGGCCATCGACCGCGGGGTGCGCATCGTCGCCAACGCCGGCGGCTTGAACCCCGCCGGGCTGGCCGACGCGGTACGGGCCCTGGCCGAGCGCCTGGGCATCAACGCCCGGATCGCCCACGTGGAAGGTGACGACCTACAGGCGCGTGCGGCGGAACTTGGCCTCGGCACGCCGCTGACCGCAAACGCCTATCTCGGCTGCTGGGGCATCGCCGACTGCCTGCAAGCCGGCGCCGACGTCGTCGTCACCGGACGAGTCACCGATGCCTCGGTGATCGTCGGGGCGGCGGCCGCGCACTTCGACTGGGGCCGCACCGACTACCACCAGCTGGCCGGCGCCGTGGTCGCCGGCCATGTCATCGAATGCGGCGTGCAGGCCAGCGGCGGCAACTACGCATTCTTCACCGAGGTCCCTGCGATCCCCGACCTGATCCACGCCGGTTTCCCGCTTGCCGAGGTCCACCCCGACGGCTCGTCGGTGATCACCAAGCACCCCGGCACCGGCGGCTTGGTCAGCATCGACACGGTCACCGCGCAGCTGCTCTACGAGATCACCGGCGCCCGCTATGCCAACCCGGATGTGACGGCCCGGATGGACACCATCGAACTGTCCAGTGACAGCCCCAACCGGGTGCGCATCAGCGGTGTGACCGGCGAGCCGCCGCCGCCCACCCTGAAGGTGTCGCTGAACAGCATCGGCGGATTTCGCAACGCCATGACGTTCGTGCTGACCGGCCTGGACATCGAGGCCAAGGCCGACTTGGTGCGCCACCAACTAGAGGCCGCCCTGACCGTCAAGCCCGCCGAACTGGAGTGGACGCTGGCCCGTACCGACCACACCGACGCCGACACCGAAGAAGCCGCGAGCGCCCTGCTACGCTGCGTGGTCCGCGATCCCGATCCAGCCAACGTCGGACGCCAATTCTCCTCGGCGGCAGTCGAATTGGCACTTGCGAGCTACCCGGGTTTCACCGTCACCACTCCGCCCGCCGACGGTCAAGTGTATGGCGTTTTCACCCCCGGCTACGTCGATGCCGGCCAGGTGCCCCACATCGCCGTCCATGCCGATGGCGTTCGCACCGAGATACCTTGTGCCACAGATACTTTAGAGTTGATGCCGGCCGACCCCCCACCACTGCCCGACCCACTGCCGCCAGGTCCAACCCGGCGGGCGCCGCTGGGCCTGATAGCCGGGGCCCGCAGCGGCGACAAAGGCGGATCGGCGAACGTCGGGGTCTGGGTCCGCACCGACGAGCAGTGGCGCTGGCTGGCCAACATGCTGACCGTCGGGCTGCTCAAGGAGCTGCTTCCGGAGGCGGCCGACCTCGACGTCACCCGCCACATGCTCCCGAACTTGCGGGCGGTGAACTTCGTCATCGAGAAGATCCTCGGTCAGGGCGTCGCCTACCAAGCGCGATTCGATCCGCAGGCCAAGGGACTGGGCGAATGGCTGCGCAGCCGCCACGTCGACATTCCGGAAAGGCTGTTATGA
- a CDS encoding acyl-CoA dehydrogenase family protein has product MNIWTTPERDQLRKTVRAFAEREILPHIDEWERIGELPRELHRRAGAAGLLGAGFPEAVGGGGGDGADPVIICEELHRAGVPGGVFASLFTCGIAVPHMVASGNARLIDTFVRPTLAGEKIGALAITEPGGGSDVGHLRTSAVRDGDHYIVNGAKTYITSGVRADYVVTAVRTGGPGAAGVSLLVVEKDGVGCSPGLQVTRKLDKMGWRSSDTAELSYTDARVPAANLVSRENSGFAQIAQAFVSERIALATQAYSSAQRCLDITAQWCRDRETFGRPLISRQSVQNTLAEMARRIDVARVYCRSVVERQLAGETDLITQVCFAKNTAVEAGEWVANQAVQLFGGMGYMAESEVERQYRDMRILGIGGGTTEILTALAAKTLGYQS; this is encoded by the coding sequence GTGAACATCTGGACCACACCGGAGCGGGATCAGCTACGAAAGACGGTGCGCGCGTTCGCCGAGCGGGAGATCCTGCCCCACATCGATGAATGGGAGCGCATCGGCGAGCTGCCACGCGAGCTGCACCGGCGCGCCGGGGCCGCCGGCCTGCTGGGCGCGGGCTTTCCCGAGGCGGTCGGCGGGGGCGGCGGGGACGGCGCCGACCCGGTCATTATCTGCGAGGAGTTGCACCGCGCGGGGGTACCCGGAGGGGTCTTCGCGTCGCTGTTCACCTGCGGTATCGCGGTGCCGCACATGGTCGCATCGGGCAATGCCCGATTGATCGACACGTTCGTGCGGCCAACTCTGGCCGGCGAGAAGATCGGCGCGCTGGCCATCACCGAACCCGGCGGCGGCTCCGACGTCGGGCATCTGCGGACCAGCGCGGTCCGCGACGGCGACCACTACATCGTCAACGGCGCCAAGACCTACATCACGTCTGGGGTGCGGGCCGACTACGTCGTCACCGCGGTGCGCACCGGTGGGCCTGGCGCGGCAGGCGTTTCGCTGCTGGTAGTCGAGAAGGACGGCGTCGGCTGCTCACCCGGCTTACAAGTCACCCGCAAGCTGGACAAGATGGGTTGGCGTTCCTCTGACACCGCCGAACTGTCGTATACCGACGCACGGGTGCCCGCCGCCAATCTGGTAAGCCGCGAGAACAGCGGCTTCGCCCAGATCGCCCAGGCTTTCGTGTCCGAACGCATCGCCCTTGCCACGCAAGCGTATTCGAGTGCGCAGCGGTGCCTGGACATCACCGCGCAGTGGTGTCGCGATCGGGAGACGTTCGGCCGCCCTCTCATCTCGCGGCAGTCGGTGCAGAACACGCTCGCCGAGATGGCCCGCCGCATCGACGTCGCTCGTGTCTACTGCCGCAGTGTGGTCGAGCGGCAGCTGGCCGGCGAGACCGACCTCATTACCCAAGTGTGTTTCGCCAAGAACACCGCCGTCGAGGCCGGGGAATGGGTTGCCAACCAAGCCGTCCAGCTGTTCGGCGGTATGGGGTACATGGCCGAATCCGAAGTCGAACGCCAGTACCGGGATATGAGAATCCTGGGCATCGGCGGCGGAACCACCGAGATACTGACCGCACTGGCCGCCAAAACCCTAGGCTACCAATCATGA
- a CDS encoding acyl-CoA carboxylase subunit beta, whose amino-acid sequence MLRSTLDRNAPGYTEAAAAATVKLDEINAELAKALGGGGPKYVERHHARGKLTPRERIELLVDPDSPFLELSPLAAWGSAFTVGASLVTGIGAVCGVECMIVANDPTVKGGTSNPWTLRKILRANQIAFQNRLPVISLVESGGADLPTQKEIFIPGGQMFRDLTQLSAAGIPTVALVFGNSTAGGAYVPGMSDHVVMIKERSKVFLAGPPLVKMATGEESDDESLGGAEMHARISGLADYFAIDELDAIRIGRRIVARLNWVKQGPAPKPVTAPLFDTEELIGIVPSDLRIPFDPREVIARIVDGSEFDEFKPLYGSSLVTGWAQLHGYPLGILANARGVLFSEESQKATQFIQLANRADTPLLFLHNTTGYMVGKDYEEGGMIKHGSMMINAVSNSTVPHLSLLIGASYGAGHYGMCGRAYEPRFLFAWPSAKSAVMGGAQLSGVLSIVARAAAQARGQEVDEAADAAMRAAVEGQIEAESLPLVLSGMLYDDGVIDPRDTRTVLGMCLSAIANGPIKGTSNFGVFRM is encoded by the coding sequence TTGCTGCGGTCCACGCTCGATCGCAACGCCCCCGGCTACACCGAAGCGGCGGCCGCGGCGACGGTAAAGCTCGACGAAATCAACGCCGAACTCGCCAAGGCCCTGGGCGGCGGCGGCCCCAAGTACGTAGAGCGTCATCATGCCCGGGGCAAGCTGACCCCTCGGGAACGCATCGAGCTGCTCGTCGACCCGGACTCCCCGTTCCTCGAGCTGAGCCCACTCGCGGCCTGGGGCAGCGCGTTCACGGTTGGCGCCAGCCTGGTCACCGGCATCGGCGCGGTCTGCGGTGTGGAGTGCATGATCGTCGCCAACGACCCGACGGTCAAAGGCGGCACGAGCAATCCGTGGACATTGCGAAAGATCCTGCGCGCCAACCAGATCGCCTTTCAGAATCGACTTCCCGTCATATCGCTGGTCGAATCCGGCGGGGCGGATCTGCCGACCCAGAAGGAAATCTTCATCCCCGGTGGGCAGATGTTCCGCGACCTGACCCAGCTGTCGGCGGCCGGGATCCCCACAGTCGCCCTGGTATTCGGGAACTCCACCGCCGGTGGCGCCTACGTCCCCGGCATGTCCGATCACGTGGTGATGATCAAGGAACGTTCGAAGGTGTTCCTGGCCGGTCCGCCGCTGGTGAAGATGGCCACCGGCGAGGAGTCCGATGACGAATCCCTGGGCGGCGCCGAAATGCATGCCCGCATATCGGGTTTAGCTGACTACTTCGCCATCGACGAGCTCGACGCCATCCGCATCGGACGTCGCATAGTGGCCCGGCTGAACTGGGTCAAACAGGGACCTGCGCCCAAGCCGGTGACCGCGCCGTTGTTCGATACCGAGGAGCTAATCGGCATCGTGCCCTCGGATCTGCGTATCCCGTTCGACCCGCGCGAGGTCATCGCCCGCATCGTCGACGGCTCCGAATTCGACGAGTTCAAGCCGCTATACGGCTCTTCTCTGGTGACCGGCTGGGCACAGCTGCACGGCTATCCGCTAGGCATCCTGGCCAACGCCCGGGGGGTGCTGTTCAGCGAGGAGTCGCAGAAGGCCACCCAATTCATCCAGCTAGCCAACCGCGCCGACACGCCACTGTTGTTCTTGCATAACACCACCGGCTACATGGTGGGCAAAGACTACGAAGAAGGCGGGATGATCAAGCACGGCTCAATGATGATCAACGCGGTGTCCAACTCGACCGTCCCACACCTCTCCCTGCTGATCGGTGCGTCCTACGGCGCGGGCCATTACGGCATGTGCGGACGCGCCTATGAACCCCGATTCCTGTTCGCCTGGCCGAGCGCCAAGTCCGCGGTGATGGGCGGCGCCCAGCTGTCGGGGGTGTTGTCCATCGTGGCGCGAGCGGCCGCCCAAGCCCGGGGGCAGGAAGTCGACGAAGCGGCCGATGCCGCGATGCGGGCCGCCGTTGAAGGCCAGATCGAAGCCGAGTCACTGCCGTTGGTCTTGTCCGGGATGCTCTACGACGACGGGGTGATCGACCCACGTGACACCCGCACCGTGCTGGGAATGTGTTTGTCCGCCATAGCCAATGGCCCAATCAAGGGGACGTCGAACTTCGGCGTCTTCAGGATGTGA
- a CDS encoding acetyl/propionyl/methylcrotonyl-CoA carboxylase subunit alpha: MPITRVLVANRGEIARRVFATCRRMGLGTVAVYTDPDAGAPHVTEADARVRLTRTTDYLNAQAIIAAALAAGADAVHPGYGFLSENAEFATAVQEASLTWVGPPVDAVRAMGSKIESKKLMAAAGVPVLDELDPATITAAQLPVLVKASAGGGGRGMRVVHELSALPAEVEAARREAQSAFGDPTVFCERYLPTGHHVEVQIMADAHGTVWAVGERECSIQRRHQKIIEEAPSPLVERTPGMRAKLFDAARLAAAAIGYTGAGTVEFLADDDGEFYFLEMNTRLQVEHPVTEETTGLDLVELQLEVADGGRLDTEPPLAKGYSIEARLYAEDPAHGWQPQAGLVHTIDVPAIRAQFCSLEHRTGIRLDSGIVAGSVVSIHYDPMLAKVISYAPTRRRSALLLAEALTRTRLHGVRTNRDLLVNVLRHPAFLAGATDTAFFDTHGLAALSTPLADAATVRLSAIAAALADAAHNRATASAFGSIPSGWRNLASGYQVKTYRFPGGSAGDTEHRVEYRFTRTGLALPGDEAVRLVSAAADEVVLADGDGVAYNFAVARHDQDVYVDSSRGPVHLVVLPPFPEPGSAVEQGSLIAPMPGNVIRLGAEVGDTVTAGQPLIWLEAMKMEHTISAPADGVLTQLNVGTGQQVEVGAVLARVEAPESASSQGGDPK; the protein is encoded by the coding sequence ATGCCGATCACTCGAGTCCTGGTTGCCAACCGCGGCGAGATCGCCCGGCGGGTGTTCGCCACCTGCCGCCGGATGGGCCTGGGCACCGTCGCCGTGTACACCGACCCCGACGCCGGTGCGCCACATGTCACCGAGGCCGACGCTCGGGTTCGGCTGACGCGCACCACCGACTATCTGAACGCGCAGGCCATCATCGCGGCCGCACTCGCTGCCGGTGCCGACGCCGTCCATCCCGGCTACGGATTTCTCTCGGAAAACGCCGAATTCGCGACCGCCGTACAGGAGGCCAGCCTGACCTGGGTCGGGCCGCCGGTGGACGCGGTGCGCGCGATGGGCTCCAAGATCGAGTCCAAAAAGCTGATGGCCGCCGCCGGAGTTCCGGTGCTCGACGAACTCGATCCCGCTACCATCACCGCAGCGCAGCTGCCGGTCCTGGTGAAGGCGTCGGCGGGCGGTGGCGGTCGCGGCATGCGGGTAGTGCACGAATTATCAGCCCTGCCAGCCGAAGTCGAGGCCGCACGGCGCGAAGCTCAATCCGCATTCGGCGACCCGACCGTGTTCTGCGAGCGCTACCTGCCGACCGGACACCATGTCGAGGTCCAAATCATGGCCGACGCCCATGGCACCGTCTGGGCCGTCGGGGAACGAGAATGTTCAATTCAGCGCCGCCACCAGAAGATCATCGAAGAGGCGCCGTCACCGTTGGTTGAACGCACACCGGGAATGCGCGCCAAGCTGTTCGACGCGGCCCGGTTGGCCGCCGCAGCAATCGGATACACCGGGGCCGGCACGGTGGAGTTCCTCGCCGACGATGACGGCGAGTTCTACTTCCTGGAAATGAACACCCGGCTGCAGGTCGAGCACCCGGTCACCGAGGAGACGACGGGACTGGATCTGGTCGAACTGCAGCTAGAGGTTGCCGACGGTGGCCGGCTCGACACCGAACCTCCGCTGGCCAAAGGGTACTCGATCGAGGCCCGACTCTATGCCGAGGACCCGGCGCACGGCTGGCAGCCGCAGGCGGGTTTGGTACACACGATCGACGTGCCGGCGATCCGAGCGCAGTTCTGCTCGCTGGAACACCGGACCGGGATCCGGCTGGATTCTGGGATCGTCGCCGGATCAGTGGTGTCGATCCACTACGACCCGATGCTTGCCAAGGTCATCTCCTATGCGCCGACCCGCCGGCGGTCAGCACTGCTGCTCGCCGAGGCACTGACCCGCACCCGCCTGCACGGCGTGCGCACCAACCGCGACCTGCTGGTCAACGTACTGCGCCACCCGGCGTTCCTCGCCGGCGCGACCGACACCGCGTTCTTCGACACACATGGGCTGGCCGCGCTCTCCACGCCGCTGGCCGACGCCGCGACGGTCCGGTTGTCGGCAATCGCCGCCGCGCTTGCCGACGCCGCGCACAACCGAGCGACCGCCAGCGCATTTGGCTCGATTCCGAGCGGCTGGCGCAACCTGGCATCGGGCTACCAGGTCAAGACCTACCGCTTCCCCGGCGGTTCAGCCGGCGACACCGAGCACCGGGTTGAATATCGCTTCACCAGAACCGGATTGGCGCTGCCCGGCGACGAAGCGGTGCGACTGGTGTCGGCTGCGGCCGACGAGGTCGTGCTGGCCGACGGCGACGGGGTGGCCTACAACTTCGCGGTCGCCCGCCACGACCAGGACGTCTACGTCGATTCGTCGCGCGGACCTGTTCACCTGGTCGTGCTGCCCCCCTTCCCCGAGCCCGGTTCAGCCGTTGAACAGGGATCTCTGATTGCACCGATGCCCGGCAACGTTATCCGGCTGGGCGCCGAAGTCGGCGACACCGTCACGGCCGGTCAACCCCTAATCTGGCTGGAAGCGATGAAGATGGAACACACCATCAGCGCGCCGGCCGACGGCGTGTTGACCCAACTCAACGTCGGAACCGGCCAGCAGGTCGAAGTCGGCGCCGTCCTAGCCAGAGTCGAAGCGCCCGAATCCGCAAGCTCCCAGGGAGGAGATCCGAAATGA